The window GAACTCACCGATATTGGTTTTATGGCACCAAACTTCACCTGGTGCAACAATAGAAGACATGTGAAAAGAATCTAGAAAAGGCTTGATAGAGTGTTCATCAATGACTCTTGGGGTCAACTATTCCACAACAACACTGTTAGACATCTGCCTAGGACTGGATCTGATCACAGACCTCTTCTAATCAACTGTCACAATACCTATAAAAATGGTATCAAATACTTCAAGTTCTTGGATTTTAGGACGTAGCAGCCTAATTTCTATCAGTTAGTGGAGGAAACTTGGAATGTTCGGATTTTCGGTAACCCTATGTGGATACTCCAGCAAAAACTCAAAATCCTCAGCAAGAAACTCAGTCAATGGTCCAAGGATGTTATTGGTAATGTGTATGACGAAGTCAATATGTGGGAGACCAAGATGCATGATCTAGAAAACCTGGACAGCTCTATTAATACTGAACAAACTAGAGAAGACCTCAACAAAGGTAATGTTGAATACATTAGATGGCTGGATATGCAAGACAAGCTTCTAAAGCAGAAAGCCCACATAAAATGGACCGAAGAAGGGGATAGAAATAGTAAATACTTTCACTGTTTGATCAGGGACAGAAGAAGGAGACTACAACTTCACAGGATTAAAAACAGTAATGGCAACTGGGTACAAGGTGATGAGGGCATCTCAAGGGCTGCTATACATCATTTTGAACACATGTTCAATCTCAACCACAACTTCACTGATCATGACATTCTCAATGTGATCCCTACCTGtatcaataatgatgagaatgAAGCCCTCATTGCTATCCCTGATATGGAAGAGATCCGAAATGTTGTTTTCAATATGAGCCTTTCTAGTGCTGCTGGTCCAGATGGCTATAATGGGAATTTCTTTCATAAATGCTGGACTATCATTCAAGAGGACATTAAAAACATGGTCCACGATTTCTTCAAAGGAAGGAACTTAACTAAGTTCTATTCCCATACCTGTCTAATCTTGATTCCCAAGGTTGATTCTCCTACTAACTTTGGTGATCTTAGACCAATTAGTCTAAGTAACTTCACTGCCAAAATTATTTCTAAGATTTTGTCCATTAGGTTGAATCCGCTACTAGATAAGCTCATTTCAGAAAACCAGTCTGGTTTTGTCAAAGGCAGACTTATCACTGAAAATGTTCTTCTAGCTCAAGAATTAGCCCAAGGAGTGTCTCAAACTAATCAGGGGGGTAACATGATCATCAAGTTAGATATGGCTAAAGTTTATGACAGAATGTCATGGGATTTCCTACTTGTAGTGATGAGCAAATTTGGTTTCTCTGACAGCTGGACTACTATTATCAGAAGACTTATATCCGATGTGTGGTATTCTACTATCATTAATGGTGAGCGAAAAGGTTTTTTCACCTCCTCTCAAGGATTGAAGCAAGGAGACCCTTTATCTCCATCATTATTTATCATTGTTGCCGAGGTGCTCTCAAGATTGCTCAATAGCTTACAGCACAATGATAGATTTGTTCCTTTCAGCATGAACCCCAATGGTCCAATCATTAATCATCTTGCATATGCTGATGATATTGTTATCTTCACTGCTGGCAACAACAGATCTATCAAACTTATTCTGAAACAAATCAACAGGTATGAAAGAGCTTCTGGGCAAAAGATCAATACTGATAAGAGTTTTTTCATTACTGCACCCAATACTTGTGCTAACAGAATCAATAGGATGAGAAGAACAACTGGCTTCATGAATAAAGATTTTCCTTTTAGCTATTTGGGCTGTCCTATTTATGTTGGAAGAAAAAAAGGTTTCTATTTTGATAACATGCTCTCCAAAATTATTAAAAAACTCGATGGTTGGCAAAGCAAGATGCTTTCTTTTGGTGGGAGAATTGTCCTCATAAAGAGTGTTCTGCAGGCAGTCCCAACTTACACTCTTTTGGCAATTAAACCTCCTAAAGGCATTATCAAGCTGATGGAAAAGCATTTTTGTAACTTCTTTTGGGGtgccaaagaagaaaaaaataaataccaTTGGTGTTCATGGGAGAACCTATGCTatccaaaagatgaaagtggTATTGGAATGAGGAGAATGCAGGATATCACCGATACATTCATCCTTAAAAGATGGTGGAGGCTGAGAACCCAATCCACACTATGGGGCACTTTCCTTAAATCCAAATATTGTAGAAGATCACATCCGGTTGGAAAAGTGGCAATCTCAAAAGATTCACATGGCTGGAAAAGTTTGATGAGAATCAAGGACAAAGCAGAACCACATATGATCTGGAAAATCCAAAAAGGGGACTCCAGCTTCTGGTGGGACAACTGGTCAGGTATGGGTGCACTCGCAAAAATTCTGCCAGGACCAGGTAAATCTGCTAAACTTAATGTGAACTCTTTTATTCTAAATGGTGAGTGGAACATCAACAAGCTTAACAACACACTTCCACCTCACATTACTCAATATGTTAGCAATGTTTATATTGGTGATAATAGCAAATCTGATTATCCAGTTTGGAATTTGACCGAGAATGGTCAATTTTCTAATCAGTCTGCATGGAATATGTTAAGAGTCAAGAGTAACAAAAATCATTTTATCCGAAATGTTTGGCATAAAAACCTGGCCTTTAAGgtctccttcaactcttggagACTGCTAAGGAACAAGCTACCTTTTAGTGATACTGTCGGAAGATTTGCCTCTAATCTAAGATTCGATTGTTCTTGTTGCAGGATAGCCAAGAACGAAACAAGTCACCATGCGTTTGTCACTAGTGAAACTGCTCACAGGCTATGGAATAACCTTGGCAGACCACTAGGTATTCAGCACTCTGATGCACCTGTCTCTTCTATTTTCAGGAAATGGTGGGAAGCAAAATCAGAGAACAAAGTGCACAAGATGATCCTACAAATCACGCCAACCATTATTTGCTGAGAAATATGGAAGCAGAGCAGTGCTTGTAGATACGGGACGCAGAAAAAGTTCAATTTCACCAGGATGGAACAACAATGTCTTTGGAGTCTTAAACATGCTATCAATAGTCTGGCACCTTGCCTGGACTTGGACAGACAGTGGCCTCAACTATGCCAGATGATTGAACTCCTTAGACCTTCACATATAATTACTCGAGTCCTATGGCAAAAACCTTGTCAAGGAACCATCAAAGTAAATATTGACGGTAGCTATAATCCCTCAAATGGTAAAGCTGGAATTGGAGGTATTGTAAGAGACTCAAATGAGAATCTCATAATGGCCTTCTCCATAGCTATACAGTGCAACAGTAACAATACTGTCGAAGCCCTTGCTGCTGAGTTTGGTGGGAAATGGTGTACACTGCAAGGATACAATAATTTCTCAATCGAACTTGACTCTCAAGTGATTACTAACATGCTCAAAGCAAAGGTCACCGACAACCTCAAGCTGAAGATGATCATCGATAGAACCATCAAAGTGCTAGGGAACAACAATGTCACTTTCCTCCACAACTTTAGAGAAGGAAATCAAGTTGCAGACTCTTTGGCCAAACTTGCTGCTAACATGAACCACTACAAGATGTTTTTCTCAGTTGATCAACTCCCTAATGCCTCCAAGGGACTTTTTCAATTAGACAAATGGCCAATGCCAAGTCTTAGGACTAGGTTTCATAAATCTAACTTTAGAGTTAGTTGAATATATAGTCTCTTTTGCTAATTAAGGAGGACTATGTCACCTGGGCATACCTCACTTTTTTGGGGTGAATTAATCACCAGTTGtaatgttatattgaggtatggTCGAGCCCTCCTCCTTTCATATCAATACAACACTACCCTACTCCACAGGGTAagctttataaaaaaaaaaaatatgtcgaaaaaattagtcagctttattttcaaaaattgaaaccacagaagtgaaattgacattcacagctacattaccctgagatttttacgttgaaatctattgcgtatcatcatcttataagtacataaaactgaaaatttcaggccaatttgggggaaaattgaaattgaatgggataaaaggtatttttttcaaaaatcggctcggccatgGCGGTTTGTctgcgtagatctcgaaaaaatacgcaagttaaaaaaaaaggcATAAAACGGACGtctgagcgcaaagttatgaccatctaaagtttgaccactttacaactagttttcaaacaaaacttacttcgggcaccttttcaacccctaaaatgacgatccgaacgtctacatatccttgatgtattgagcctacattattgtacgcagaaaaaaatatcaggttctatataaaatattgacgtttcagagtcttgacacacgactaatcgttggtcaaagtatggaaaaatcactaagttttttcaaacaaaacttacttcgggcaccttttcaacccctaaaatgactatcggaacgtctacgtatccttgatgtattgggcctacattattgtacgcagaaaaaaaattaGGTTCtagataaaatattgacgtttcggagtcttgacacacgactaatcgttggtcaaagtatggaaaaaacacttcgggcattttggttccggacagTCATTAATTGTAAAACGCTGGGAAAAAAATATTAatagtataacgtggactgatccacattatacaatataaattgtataacgtggatcagtccacgttatacaaaaaattattgtataacgtggactgatccacgttatacaataatttattttttgttgttgCTTTTCGTTGATTAGAAGTCTGACaccgaaaaaaaaaattggggtatatcgtgggctgatccacgatatatcCCTTTTGGTATATTAATTTTTTGTCATACCCTTTTGGTAaagaccgtgtatttttataccctttaggctccggaccaAACTTGTACTATATAACGTGTTAAAGAAAAATTGTGCTACTAGAATTAATTTGCACGATTAGGGCCACTTCTTTTGTTTttgtattttggtttttggactTTTAGGTTGATAATCAAAGTTCAGACTTGAAAACCAATTAGAAAAATGTGCCATGTCTTTTTTCAAATATTCCCCCACACATAGTGCTCCTTCTATAGTttgaacaaaaaaacaaaaaatcatgctaaatcactcaaaaaaaaaaaaaaattgtactatAATTTCTAGTGTTATTCGATGAACATTTGCTTGAAACGTCTTAGCTAAATAATGACACGAAACAAGCCTACCAGAATTCGCTATTTAAATTTGGAATTCTATAACACTAGAGGCTTTTTACAATTTCTACTGATATACACATTTTAAAGAGATAACATTACACTCTTAGCAAACGCTAAATTTAATACAAACATACTTTCATGATTAAACCTTCATCTTGAAGTTAATATCATTTATATGGATCATTTGCTGATACCGTGTTTTTCTCTTCTAAATCGATCTACAAGGAATATTGTAAAACATTCAACGATCATACAATTTTTTTAGTGAAGCCGTACTGCAAGATAAATTTATACAAAAAGTCAACAACTAAAAGAAATTAATTAACAGCCTATAGTCGGCAATTCGTCGAACTTATCTTCAACATTATATTATTGTGCTATGGTTGCTTAGAGAAACGGGCATTTCATGTGAGCCACTAACTCTCCTATAAATATCCACATAAACGAAATGAATTTAACTATTCAAAACAAGGAAATTTAGATAAAAAGACTATGGAGAAATTAACTCTCGTGGTTGCTTTCTTGCTTCTTTCATCAAGTTAGCCCTTATTCCTCTCATTAATTCCCATATTTATTTTTATACCTTCACTTTTAAAAAAGGCGAATTTCCGATGGGACCTGTCAAAACGGAAATTGACTCGTCGCAAAACTTTTGCGACGAACTTTCATTTAGAAATCCCATATTTTAACGATGTTCTGACGGGAATGCCAATTGGATATTCGCGTCTTTTTAGTCGCATTTTTTTCACATTTTTGTCTACTTATTCAAACAAAACTAATTAATGTAAATTATTCTGTGAACAGTCTTTATTCAACCTCTCACGGCTCAGTCGAGTTGCCCAGGTTTGGTTTTTACCATAGTACTAGATTACCTAATTGTTTGTGCATAATGTTTCTTATTGTTTTCATTTTATATGTATAAAGCATAGGGGTCAAGAAAGGAGCATGGCCGGAACTTCTTGGAGTACCAGCAAAGTTTGCTAGGGAAATAATTCAGAAGGAAAATCGGAGACTAACTAATGTTCCAAATGTACTAAATGGTTCTCCCGTGACGAAAGATTTAAGATGTAATCGAGTTCGTCTTTTTGTTAATGTGCTTGACTTTGTTGTACAAACTCCCCGAGTTGGTTAGGGGAAAAAATTTACTCACATCGAGCGTTCAAATACGTCTACTAATAGCCCCCAAGATAATAAATTGGAGCCGTATGGTTATTGCTCCATGCATGTAATCTACTGTTTGGTGATAAATAAGTGTGGCTTTTGTATTATATCATCTCCTTCGCTTTTTAAGATGTATCATTGCatccttttattttgttttattctaTTATAGTATCTAGGCTTTTAAGATGTACTATGACACTTCAACAAAAAGACGAAATAAATTACATGTATCGCGACCCACCCACCACCCAAGGCTGTCAAGATTTGCATGAAGGGGCGAAGGTGCCTAGATATGGATTCGATCGAACTCTTATACTTAATTTGTTAAGATAGTGTATTTATGcaaaattttattaaatatatacacataGGAGCATTAGATTTAAAACTCAATTTTTAATACTAGAAGTTATCGTTCTAAAATCCAAAACtcataaaattgaaattttggttTCTTCTCTATTAATTGCATGCGAAATAATCCAACAAGCCTAGCCTAATCAAAAGTGGCGGCTTCCTTGAGAAGGTGATCAAGATGAAGATTTGAAGTATTTGGTAAAATTAATTGTTAAAGTTGCTTCCGTGAAGGGCTCGTCAGTTAGGAAGAATGGAGGTCGAAGGTCCTCCTCACCGACAATGGCAACCATAGGGAAAATCATAACTAACAGAGCTAAAAGAAAATTAGCTCTTTAACTGCAAATACATTTCGTGGACAAACAAGCTCAAGGTTATTTGAAGTTCTCAATAGTGCATCCATATATTTTAACTGTGCTTGTTTTATTATCTTAAAGTTCTTCAGTTAATAGATTGAAAGAGAACATAATCCCTACAAGTTGCACTTTGAttgagaactttttttttttgctttgattaTGATTTAACAATGGAAACCTATTGGTAGAAATTTCATAACTGAAGTGCATTGAAAACTTTTTCGTCCTTTCCAATTTGAGAGATTTGGGAGGAAATGGAAGGATTCTTGTTTGGCTATGAAGAGGAGAGAGGGGAAAGAGAGTCAACTTTTAATCAGAATTAAGGGAAAAAAATGAGTTAAACTTAAAAGAAGGCTTAATACATCGACGACCCCTCAAATTTGTCagcaaatttcatttagacacgcGAATTACGGTTTGTTTCAAATTGAGCACATCAACGcacaaaagttttttttaaaatttgaatcAAGAGTGTCTAATAGGGAGATTTTATCAGATGTCCGGATGCTCTTTTGAAATTTGAACCGAGAGTGTCTAATAGGGAGATTTTATCAGATGTCCGGATGCTCAATTGAAACAAGTCGTAGTTCGATCGAGTGTCTAGATGTCAATTTTAAGGGGTTGTCGATGCATtaattaagggcctgtttggaaagccaccagATATTTGGAATTGGGTGttattgagtgtaattacacagtttgacctgtttgtttgaccaagtattACTTGGTTAGgtgagaattgagtgtaattcagagggtgtaattacactcaccAATTCTCAAGGAGGGGCTGAGAATTAgatgtaattacaccctgtaattataGGGTTCCTTTTCagtaatttcttttcttttttagttcatttttatttctattatttaatttcatttttattttcactttttaattatttttatttttaaaatatattattctttttatattatttatctttcattttctttcttctcattcccaacatTTACTTCTTGCGGTTCCACGTAACtgctcatatttttttttttttattcttttagcataattgtgttattattctaattttttaaactacacctcttaatattagaaagaatgaatcattaacaaacttgacatataatgagtgatgttattaaaatagaatttcgttgtgaatgaggttatcgacttatattttccctttcttttgaattatagttACTCAAGTTACGCTAGgatttacttatgttacgttggaatttgacat is drawn from Lycium barbarum isolate Lr01 chromosome 8, ASM1917538v2, whole genome shotgun sequence and contains these coding sequences:
- the LOC132605351 gene encoding trypsin inhibitor 1-like; this encodes MEKLTLVVAFLLLSSIFIQPLTAQSSCPGVKKGAWPELLGVPAKFAREIIQKENRRLTNVPNVLNGSPVTKDLRCNRVRLFVNVLDFVVQTPRVG